From the genome of Trypanosoma brucei brucei TREU927 chromosome 11 chr11_scaffold01 genomic scaffold, whole genome shotgun sequence:
AGTAACGTTGCGAAAAGTACATGGTGATAAATTCGGAGACCCACGATACGCACTACCCACGCGCTCACTTGCGACGGTGAAAGCGACATAACTATCAACCTGAGACGGTCAAATATCACAAGCACAAGCGCCCGGCACTCATCGGGAACATGGCGAAGTGGCCCGCCATCTGAATGCTTCCGATTCGTCGTAGAACATTGCTGCGCTAGGTTGGTAAGTGCATCCGGTCTCCCACTTGAAGATGTACGAACTGTCATCGCGTCAACAAGTGTGACAAGGTCCTGCTTGCCAAAGAAATCAAGCCTACATTCGATTACTCGACACACTTCACAGAGTTCCTGTGACCTTCCAAGTTGTGTCTGATTATCTCCTGCAGCACCCTCAGTAGCGGACGGTGCCAGAGAAGGCTGCGGTTCCTGCATGGCTTCAACAATGACACGGACGATTCCGATAAGTTCAACAGGGCCACTCACCACATTTATGAGCGTCACCACACGGCTGCGCAACATCAACACTAACTTCCTGCGCACGCACGAGTATGGCATGATTTTCAGCAACCCTTCCATAACAAGAATACACTCCGAAGGGGAAAGGTCATCCCCATCGGCAAGAATAACGTCCTGCATATTATGCAATTGTGCAATCAGTGTCTCATCCATACCCTCGTGGACACACTCTTGTTCGCGGACACTACAGGCGAGGGCGTGAAAAATGTTAGCACGGGATCGAACATCCGTCATGGAAAACACATTATTCAGAGAGCACATGAGGCTGGTATCCCTTAGATTCAATACACCCAGCACCCTTAGAGCGTGGGTTGTCATGCCGGAGTTAACGGGGGAAATTACCCCAGGATGTCCAGCCCGCAGGGCGAGAAGCCGCAAACGTTTGGCGCTACTAAAGGTCATGGGGTCCGTAACTGAAAGAACGGGAggatacaaacaaaaaaacagggtGAAGGGTACCCAAAACCCACACCACACACCAATACCCCCTCGCCCTTCTTCGACCTGATACAGACGCGGCAAGAAGGgagagcaaagaaaaaagaaaaagacaaaggaGGAGTTCAAACATGTTGGTATACTAACGAACCACAAAGCAGACCTGAGGTTGCAGAAAAATACACCCCAACACCGGGATACAGGAGGCATCACCAACGAAAATCCGCTTTACTGGGAAatagaacaagaaaaaaaatcctaaagaacaaaaagtacCAGAGAGGAGCCAGTGCGAGCTTAGAAGCGAAGGCGCTGGAAGAACCAACGGTTGTTACCGGCGTTGTAGCGGGCCTGAAACAGACGTTTCACCAACTGCTTCGACTTCGCCTTCTTCGATGCGTCGGAAACATTGATGCGACCGCGCAGTTCACGCGAGAGGTCCATGTTGTATCGGGTTGGTAGAAAGTGCTTGTGATTCACAACGCGGAGGAACACACCAACTTGCGAGCGGCGTGTGATGGAGCGCTTGCTCATCCCGCGCACAACCTTTCTTGGGTATTTTTTAATTCCGGCGAGCAACGAATGACCGTACGGGCGCTCCTTGTTCCTCGTATCCGTGTTCTGCACGATCACAGCCTTCTTGCCGGCATACCGGCCCGAAGTCATGATCACAACCTTGCCGGGCTTCAGAAACTTCATCACTGCCAGCACACTAATCCAGTGGGAAAtgacaagaaataaaaggacaGCAGATGGGAGATAGCAAGGGTAATAAAGAGTGAGTATACAAACAGGTTTCAAAGGCATTGGAACGGTGCCGGTGGAAAAACCATTCGGGAAAAAGTGGTCTAACCATGCTGAAATTGACAGGGAATTTTCAGATACATGAAAGCAGAAAtcaaaggagaaaatggaaatgaa
Proteins encoded in this window:
- a CDS encoding 60S ribosomal protein L27, putative yields the protein MKFLKPGKVVIMTSGRYAGKKAVIVQNTDTRNKERPYGHSLLAGIKKYPRKVVRGMSKRSITRRSQVGVFLRVVNHKHFLPTRYNMDLSRELRGRINVSDASKKAKSKQLVKRLFQARYNAGNNRWFFQRLRF